In one Methanobrevibacter arboriphilus genomic region, the following are encoded:
- the amrS gene encoding AmmeMemoRadiSam system radical SAM enzyme: MIVESILYDKLDNGNVQCNVCNHRCKIAENKLGFCLTRKNLNEKLYSCNYASISSQAIDPIEKKPLYHFLPGSLAYSIGGFGCNMRCLNCQNYIISQNSNEYNEAIKILPETAVKNAINANCMSIAWTYNEPTMYLEYTLETALISHENGLKNIYVSNGYMSEEALNLLLPRIDAFNIDLKSMSNEFYINNCQAKLDPILDNIKSIYNHKKHLEITNLLITDYNDSYDLIKSLTDFIVTELGKDVPIHFSRFFPYYKMRDVPPTEISKLELAKEIATESGLEYVYLGNVQTDQNSYCPDCGELLIERNGYNTISKSKIKNNKCINCGRKLNFIYN; this comes from the coding sequence ATGATTGTTGAATCAATTTTGTATGATAAATTAGATAATGGTAATGTTCAATGTAATGTTTGTAACCATAGATGTAAAATTGCTGAAAACAAACTGGGGTTTTGTTTAACACGTAAAAATTTAAATGAAAAGTTATATAGTTGTAACTATGCTTCTATATCCTCTCAAGCTATTGATCCTATTGAAAAAAAACCGCTTTATCATTTTTTACCAGGATCATTGGCATATTCTATCGGTGGTTTTGGGTGTAACATGAGATGTTTGAACTGTCAGAACTATATCATATCCCAAAATAGTAATGAGTATAATGAAGCTATTAAAATTCTTCCAGAAACAGCTGTTAAAAATGCTATTAATGCAAATTGTATGTCGATTGCTTGGACCTATAATGAACCTACTATGTACTTAGAATATACTCTTGAAACTGCTTTAATATCTCATGAAAATGGTCTTAAAAATATATATGTTAGTAATGGCTATATGAGTGAAGAAGCTCTTAATCTCTTGCTTCCTAGAATTGATGCATTTAACATAGATTTAAAATCTATGAGTAATGAATTTTATATTAATAATTGTCAAGCTAAACTTGATCCTATTTTAGATAATATAAAATCAATATATAATCATAAAAAGCATTTAGAAATCACTAATCTCTTAATAACTGACTATAATGATTCTTATGATTTAATAAAAAGTTTAACCGATTTTATTGTAACCGAACTTGGAAAAGATGTGCCGATTCATTTTTCTAGATTTTTCCCTTATTATAAAATGAGGGATGTTCCTCCTACTGAAATTAGTAAATTAGAACTTGCTAAAGAAATAGCTACTGAATCAGGTTTAGAATATGTTTATTTAGGTAATGTTCAAACCGATCAAAATAGTTATTGTCCTGATTGTGGTGAACTACTTATTGAAAGAAATGGATATAATACTATCAGTAAGAGTAAAATTAAAAATAATAAATGTATTAATTGTGGTAGAAAACTAAATTTTATCTATAACTAA
- the rfbC gene encoding dTDP-4-dehydrorhamnose 3,5-epimerase has protein sequence MNKFKFTKTSIEGVFIIEPTVFIDDRGYFMESYHKKEFEENGLNIDFVQDNQSKSTKGVLRGLHFQYNQPQGKLVRVIKGEVFDVAVDLRKDSPTYSKYESVILSEDNKKQFYIPPGFAHGFLVLSDEAEFTYKCTDFYNESDEGGITWNDPDINIEWPLNEDELILSEKDQKWKSLKNTSTNF, from the coding sequence TTGAATAAATTTAAATTTACTAAAACTTCTATTGAAGGGGTTTTTATAATAGAACCAACAGTTTTCATTGATGATCGAGGATATTTTATGGAATCATATCATAAAAAAGAATTTGAAGAGAATGGATTAAACATTGATTTTGTTCAAGATAATCAATCTAAATCTACAAAGGGTGTATTGCGTGGACTTCATTTTCAGTATAATCAACCACAAGGGAAATTAGTAAGGGTAATCAAAGGTGAAGTATTTGATGTAGCTGTTGATTTAAGAAAAGATTCTCCAACTTATAGTAAATATGAAAGTGTAATTCTTTCAGAAGATAATAAAAAACAATTTTATATTCCACCAGGATTTGCTCATGGCTTTTTAGTTTTAAGCGATGAAGCAGAATTTACTTATAAATGTACTGATTTTTATAATGAATCTGATGAAGGCGGTATCACCTGGAATGATCCAGACATAAACATTGAATGGCCTTTAAATGAAGATGAGTTAATTCTATCTGAAAAAGATCAAAAGTGGAAATCTTTAAAAAATACTTCAACTAATTTTTAA
- the rfbB gene encoding dTDP-glucose 4,6-dehydratase, with amino-acid sequence MEILVTGGAGFIGSNFIHYILDKYSNYNVINLDLLTYCGNLGNLMEAEENPNYKFIKGDILDTKLVDSIVAENNVDYIINFAAESHVDRSIHNPKIFLESNIIGTQNLLEVAKKYHERGQIKKYIQISTDEVYGTLGKTGYFTEKTPLSPNSPYSASKAGADMIVRAYHETFNLPINITRCSNNYGPYQFPEKLIPLMINNALTNKKLPVYGDGRNIRDWLHVYDHCTAIDLVLHNGKIGDIYNIGGNNEKENIEIVRIILKYLNRSNDLIEFVEDRLGHDKRYAIDSTKIKSELGWKPKYTFDNGIKKTIDWYLNNEKWLEYVNSNKYINYYNEKYR; translated from the coding sequence ATGGAAATATTGGTTACTGGAGGAGCAGGTTTTATTGGGAGTAATTTTATACATTATATTTTAGATAAATACTCTAATTATAATGTTATAAATTTAGATTTACTTACTTATTGTGGAAATCTAGGAAATTTGATGGAAGCTGAAGAGAATCCTAATTATAAATTTATTAAAGGAGATATTTTAGATACTAAACTTGTTGATAGTATTGTAGCTGAAAATAATGTTGATTATATAATTAACTTTGCTGCTGAATCTCATGTTGATCGTAGTATTCATAATCCTAAGATTTTTTTAGAATCAAATATTATTGGAACCCAAAATCTGCTTGAAGTAGCTAAAAAATATCATGAAAGAGGTCAGATTAAAAAATATATTCAAATATCCACTGATGAAGTATATGGAACTCTTGGAAAAACAGGTTATTTTACAGAAAAAACTCCTCTTTCTCCAAACAGTCCTTATTCAGCTAGTAAAGCCGGAGCTGATATGATTGTTAGAGCATATCATGAAACTTTCAACCTTCCTATTAATATAACTAGGTGTTCTAATAATTATGGACCATATCAATTTCCAGAAAAATTGATTCCATTAATGATTAATAATGCACTAACTAATAAGAAATTACCTGTTTATGGTGATGGAAGAAATATTCGAGACTGGTTACATGTTTATGATCATTGTACAGCTATTGATCTTGTATTGCATAATGGAAAAATAGGGGATATTTATAATATAGGTGGAAACAATGAAAAAGAAAATATTGAAATCGTTAGAATTATTCTTAAATATCTAAATAGGTCTAATGACTTGATTGAATTTGTTGAAGATAGATTAGGGCACGATAAAAGATATGCAATTGATTCAACAAAAATAAAAAGTGAATTAGGTTGGAAACCTAAATATACTTTTGATAATGGGATTAAAAAAACTATTGATTGGTATTTGAATAATGAAAAATGGCTGGAGTATGTCAATTCTAATAAATATATAAATTACTATAATGAAAAATATAGATAA
- a CDS encoding glycosyltransferase: MNNSKPLVSVIVPVYNTEDYIQECLNSIINQSLSNIEIILVNDGSTDGSLEILEDYAKKDTRIKIINKDNEGQAIAKNLAISKSNGKYLSFIDSDDYIDLNAYEKIYNYAESNNNDIVLFNVLRFNKKNTWKGRLHRISIPNENIPSTNIINFPNLVYDSSASNKLIKKSFWDNYCFKFEEGRFYEDLLVAARLYCCADSIGIFSNVNYYWRIRENQANKSTTQKLTDTKNFNDRIFILNKITDLYREKNENLLKYHYKKCLDHDFIIILNKINESSQDLQCEIINKINLFLEDIFLEGYDDLNIFNLGIFDKIKYQAIIDNNLKLLKKLVYYSEKYNEKKLYIKMFLIFKDIIKEKMFIEILKLYIESR, encoded by the coding sequence ATGAATAATAGTAAACCTTTAGTTAGTGTTATAGTGCCAGTTTATAATACTGAAGATTATATTCAAGAATGTTTGAATAGCATAATTAATCAATCATTAAGTAATATTGAGATTATACTGGTTAATGATGGTTCTACTGATGGTTCTCTTGAGATTTTAGAAGACTATGCAAAAAAAGATACAAGAATTAAAATTATTAATAAAGACAATGAAGGTCAAGCCATTGCTAAAAATTTAGCTATAAGCAAATCTAATGGTAAATATCTATCTTTCATTGATTCTGATGACTATATTGACTTAAATGCATATGAAAAAATTTATAATTATGCTGAAAGTAATAATAATGATATAGTTTTATTTAATGTTTTACGGTTTAATAAAAAAAATACATGGAAAGGAAGACTTCATAGAATTTCTATTCCAAATGAAAATATACCTTCTACAAACATTATTAATTTTCCTAATTTAGTTTATGATTCAAGTGCATCTAATAAGCTAATAAAAAAATCATTTTGGGATAATTATTGCTTTAAATTTGAAGAAGGTAGATTTTATGAGGATCTCTTAGTTGCAGCTCGGTTATATTGTTGTGCTGATTCAATCGGAATATTTTCTAATGTTAATTATTATTGGCGAATCCGTGAAAATCAAGCTAATAAGTCTACAACTCAAAAATTAACTGATACAAAAAATTTTAATGATAGAATATTTATCCTTAATAAAATAACTGATTTATATAGAGAAAAAAATGAAAATTTACTTAAATATCACTATAAAAAATGTTTAGATCATGATTTTATAATTATTCTTAATAAAATAAATGAATCAAGCCAAGATTTGCAATGTGAAATTATCAATAAAATAAACTTATTTTTAGAAGATATTTTTTTAGAGGGTTATGATGATCTGAATATATTTAATTTAGGCATATTTGATAAGATTAAATATCAAGCTATAATTGATAACAATCTTAAACTTCTCAAGAAACTAGTCTATTATAGTGAAAAATATAATGAAAAAAAGCTATACATTAAAATGTTCTTAATATTTAAAGATATTATTAAGGAAAAAATGTTTATAGAAATACTGAAATTGTATATCGAATCTAGATAA
- a CDS encoding CDP-glycerol glycerophosphotransferase family protein: MKKLGYYLFNIVYYIFYLIPINKNKIFLIMTHDDSTEGNVLYTANYFMQKNPNIFFKSITREDYEFKKNSKIIEKVINFFIFVPYHVATSKNIFLDNIFLPFAYTKFKKNVNIVQLWHGTGTIKKFALNTEVGEIRDLAKSSSVKNTHLIVGSQKMVPIYKSAFQMDLNKIYPIGTPRTDIFFNENLINEKIKEFYENYPELTNKKLILYAPTFRDEEYKKKLNNSSENIDINTEILKILNYLPEDYILILRLHPYISNRFSLKELNLSKKIEKRVFNLSKYNEVNTLLFVSDVLITDYSSIIFEYSLLNKKMIFYPYDLKEFEEKSRGFYFDYESFVPGIILTNIEDIGNYIKNTDKEYLKIIKTFKNKYMEKSDGFSTKRLFNILNNNKN, encoded by the coding sequence ATGAAAAAATTAGGATATTACTTATTTAACATAGTTTACTATATTTTTTATCTTATACCTATTAACAAAAATAAGATATTTCTAATAATGACTCACGATGATAGTACTGAAGGAAATGTTTTGTATACAGCTAATTATTTCATGCAAAAAAATCCTAATATATTTTTCAAGTCAATAACTAGAGAAGACTATGAATTCAAAAAAAACTCAAAAATAATTGAAAAGGTCATTAATTTTTTTATATTTGTTCCTTATCATGTTGCAACATCTAAAAATATTTTTTTAGATAATATATTTCTACCATTTGCTTATACTAAATTTAAAAAGAATGTGAATATTGTTCAGTTATGGCATGGAACTGGAACAATTAAAAAATTTGCTTTAAACACTGAAGTTGGAGAAATCAGAGATTTAGCTAAATCATCCTCAGTAAAAAACACACATTTAATCGTTGGTTCTCAAAAAATGGTCCCTATATATAAATCAGCTTTTCAAATGGATTTAAATAAAATATATCCAATTGGTACACCAAGAACAGACATTTTTTTCAATGAAAATTTAATAAATGAAAAAATAAAAGAATTTTATGAGAATTATCCTGAGTTAACTAATAAAAAATTAATTTTATATGCACCAACATTTAGAGATGAAGAATACAAAAAAAAATTAAATAATTCAAGTGAGAATATTGATATAAATACAGAAATATTAAAGATTCTAAACTATCTTCCTGAAGATTATATCCTTATTTTAAGATTACATCCATATATATCCAATAGATTCTCACTTAAAGAGTTAAATTTAAGTAAAAAAATTGAAAAACGAGTTTTCAACCTTTCGAAATATAATGAAGTCAATACACTATTGTTTGTATCTGATGTTCTTATAACAGATTATTCCTCTATTATTTTTGAATATTCATTGTTAAATAAAAAAATGATCTTTTATCCATATGATCTTAAAGAGTTTGAAGAAAAATCTCGAGGTTTTTATTTTGACTATGAATCATTTGTTCCTGGAATAATATTAACAAACATTGAAGATATAGGAAATTATATAAAAAACACAGATAAAGAATATTTAAAAATAATAAAAACTTTTAAAAATAAATATATGGAAAAAAGTGATGGTTTTTCCACCAAAAGACTTTTTAATATTTTAAATAATAATAAGAATTAA
- a CDS encoding CDP-glycerol glycerophosphotransferase family protein produces the protein MSKIKQFIKVFVRFIIIFFYKVLFNILSTKNIIMFESGNGRNYTGNPKYIYEYLINNSNYEYNDKFKYVWSVKDTKIKIPGNPIKVKKNRLKYLYYTIISAYWIFDARHPEYLLKKSKCKYIQTWHGTPLKKLGLDIENLNMGGKTNIDIYKSEIKNNAKIWDYLIAQNDFSIDAFKTAFNFKGEFLKVGYPRNDILINKKEDKDFILKIKDDLGILNPETKNKKIILYAPTWRDNEFYNNEIYKFASQMDFDLLKKELSDEYIMIIKYHYLVQEKIDWNKYSDFIKVADEKWDIQELYLISDMLITDYSSVMFDYALLQRPIIFYTYDLEFYKESLRGFYFDIIEEVPGPIIKNNQELSKYLKNFNLNEYFLDYRNKYSKFTRKYNQYDDGNASKKVSDIIKS, from the coding sequence ATGTCTAAAATCAAGCAATTTATAAAAGTATTTGTTAGATTCATAATAATTTTCTTTTATAAAGTATTATTTAATATTTTATCTACAAAAAATATAATAATGTTTGAAAGCGGTAATGGGAGAAATTATACTGGAAATCCTAAATATATCTATGAATATTTAATAAATAATAGTAATTATGAGTATAATGATAAATTTAAATATGTATGGTCAGTGAAAGACACCAAAATCAAAATTCCAGGAAATCCTATAAAAGTAAAGAAAAATAGATTAAAATATCTTTATTATACCATAATTAGTGCATATTGGATATTTGATGCCAGACATCCGGAATATCTTCTAAAAAAATCTAAATGCAAATATATACAAACATGGCATGGAACTCCTCTAAAAAAATTGGGTTTAGACATAGAAAATCTAAATATGGGTGGTAAAACAAATATTGATATTTATAAATCTGAAATCAAGAATAATGCAAAAATTTGGGACTATTTAATCGCTCAAAATGACTTTTCGATCGATGCATTTAAAACTGCATTTAATTTTAAAGGAGAATTTTTAAAAGTAGGTTACCCTAGAAATGACATTTTAATAAATAAAAAAGAAGACAAAGACTTTATTTTAAAAATAAAAGATGATTTAGGTATTTTAAATCCTGAAACTAAAAATAAAAAAATTATACTCTATGCCCCAACATGGAGAGATAATGAGTTTTATAATAATGAGATATATAAATTTGCGAGTCAAATGGACTTTGATTTATTAAAAAAAGAATTGTCAGATGAATATATCATGATAATAAAGTATCATTACTTAGTACAAGAAAAAATAGATTGGAATAAATACTCTGATTTTATTAAAGTGGCTGATGAAAAATGGGATATACAAGAATTATATTTAATATCTGATATGTTAATCACAGATTATTCATCAGTGATGTTCGATTATGCTTTACTTCAAAGACCTATTATATTTTATACATATGATTTAGAATTTTATAAAGAAAGCTTAAGAGGTTTCTATTTTGACATAATTGAAGAAGTTCCAGGCCCTATTATTAAAAATAACCAAGAATTATCCAAATATCTAAAAAATTTCAATTTAAATGAGTATTTTTTAGATTATAGAAACAAATATTCTAAGTTTACAAGAAAATATAACCAATACGATGATGGAAATGCATCAAAAAAAGTATCAGATATTATTAAATCATAG
- a CDS encoding sugar phosphate nucleotidyltransferase, whose translation MIAIILAAGTGTRLRPLTKNIPKALLELNKITIIERLVETLVNNNISQFIFVVGHFKDKVIIHSEYLEDKYNIKINIIENENYYMTNTSYSAYLATKDISDDFILINGDNILDPQIIRNIMKTKNSSMVIDNYKKLNEESFKIIIEDGIIKDIGKNLEISKSSGEFIGVSKVISSDLPDFNDILLKLIRKDSENYYDFAYEKLSKKTRIDFIETNGLKWTEIDDHADWDYAKNLIKEIDNP comes from the coding sequence TTGATTGCAATAATATTGGCTGCAGGCACAGGTACAAGATTACGACCATTAACAAAAAATATTCCTAAGGCATTATTAGAATTAAATAAAATAACAATAATTGAAAGATTAGTTGAAACACTTGTTAATAATAATATAAGCCAATTCATATTTGTTGTAGGACATTTTAAGGATAAAGTCATTATACATTCAGAATATCTTGAAGATAAATATAATATTAAAATTAATATTATTGAAAATGAAAATTATTATATGACTAACACTTCATATTCAGCTTATCTTGCAACAAAAGATATTAGTGATGATTTTATATTAATTAATGGAGATAATATCTTAGATCCTCAAATAATTAGAAATATAATGAAAACTAAGAATAGTTCAATGGTTATTGATAACTATAAAAAATTAAATGAAGAATCTTTTAAAATAATTATAGAAGATGGAATAATAAAAGATATTGGAAAAAATTTAGAAATTTCAAAGTCTAGTGGAGAATTTATTGGAGTTTCTAAAGTTATTTCATCAGATCTGCCTGATTTTAATGATATTTTATTAAAATTAATAAGAAAAGATTCAGAAAATTATTATGATTTTGCATATGAAAAACTAAGTAAAAAAACTAGAATTGATTTTATAGAAACAAATGGTCTAAAATGGACAGAAATTGATGACCATGCTGATTGGGATTATGCTAAAAATCTTATAAAAGAAATTGATAATCCTTAA
- a CDS encoding NAD(P)H-dependent glycerol-3-phosphate dehydrogenase, with protein sequence MEKIGVIGAGSFGTALSQTISNNVKNVFLYSRRKEICETIIKSGYNSEYYPNTKLNKNIIPTNNLKDLKNCSAIFICVPSAGFRKILKKLKEIGVNNEVILVTTAKGIEYPSLNTMGNIIKEYFDIEYVALSGPNFASEIMLDLASICNIASKNLKNSIKIKNVLKTDKFKIEIIDDVIGLEFCGVIKNINAIAYGICEGMEINENARYAILNRGFNDTKNIILNIGGLKSTVDKYCGFGDIVLTSTSKESRNHTLGMLYGQRIIVDEKSSGIVFEGKNSIKAIKAVCDKYKINSVIVDFVYDVIIKKNLPKLAFKELWNKL encoded by the coding sequence ATGGAAAAAATAGGAGTTATAGGGGCAGGTAGTTTTGGTACTGCCCTATCACAAACAATATCGAACAATGTAAAGAATGTATTTTTATATTCAAGACGAAAAGAAATATGTGAAACTATTATTAAATCTGGATATAATTCAGAATATTATCCTAATACAAAGTTAAATAAAAACATAATCCCTACAAATAATCTAAAAGATTTAAAAAATTGTAGTGCTATTTTTATTTGTGTTCCATCAGCAGGCTTTAGAAAAATTCTTAAGAAATTAAAAGAAATTGGTGTTAATAATGAGGTTATACTAGTGACAACTGCTAAAGGTATTGAATACCCCTCATTAAATACGATGGGAAATATAATTAAAGAATATTTTGATATTGAGTATGTTGCATTATCTGGACCAAATTTTGCCTCGGAAATAATGTTAGATTTAGCTAGTATTTGTAATATTGCATCTAAAAATTTAAAGAATTCTATAAAAATTAAAAATGTCTTAAAAACTGATAAATTTAAAATAGAAATAATTGATGATGTAATTGGTCTTGAATTTTGTGGAGTAATAAAAAATATTAATGCTATTGCATATGGTATCTGTGAAGGGATGGAAATTAATGAAAATGCAAGATATGCGATTTTAAATAGAGGCTTTAATGATACTAAAAATATAATCTTGAATATCGGTGGTTTAAAATCCACAGTTGATAAATATTGTGGTTTTGGAGATATAGTTCTAACATCAACTTCAAAAGAGAGCAGAAATCATACTTTAGGAATGCTCTATGGGCAAAGAATTATTGTTGATGAAAAGTCTTCAGGAATTGTTTTTGAAGGAAAAAATTCTATAAAAGCTATAAAAGCTGTTTGTGATAAATACAAGATTAATAGTGTTATTGTTGATTTTGTATATGATGTTATAATAAAAAAAAATCTTCCAAAACTTGCTTTTAAAGAGTTATGGAATAAATTATAA
- a CDS encoding UbiD family decarboxylase: MENFLNIIKDEYGILTIEEEVSTEFEAARILREHPKKTVILKNVKGYDIPIISGICNTREKIAKSLGCIVDEITKKIIKATENPQKITKYKKINDAEYSTKKADLGKIPILTHYKRDGGAYITAGVVFAKDPETGIQNASIHRMLVNGKDKLAIRIVPRNLYTYFQRSEKLNKDLEIAIAIGMNPSTLLSTTTSVPIDCDEMEVANVFNDGNLELLELENTGLKVPQADIIFEGKILANKRAKEGPFVDLTDTYDVIRDEPVIKLDLMHIKNNAMYHAILPAGFEHKLLQGLPQEPRIFQAVKNTVPTVQNVLLTEGGCCWLHAAIAIKKQTQGDGKNVILAALAAHPSLKHAVVVDEDVDIFDPQDLEYAIATRVKGDDDIIIIPKARGSSLDPVALPDGTTTKVGVDATKLLGKEKEFERVSYSE, translated from the coding sequence ATGGAAAATTTTTTAAATATAATAAAGGATGAATATGGAATTTTGACTATAGAAGAAGAAGTTTCTACAGAGTTTGAAGCAGCAAGAATACTTAGAGAGCATCCTAAAAAAACAGTTATATTAAAAAATGTTAAAGGTTATGATATTCCAATAATCTCAGGAATTTGTAATACTAGAGAAAAAATAGCTAAGTCATTAGGTTGTATTGTTGATGAAATAACCAAAAAAATTATTAAAGCTACTGAAAATCCTCAAAAAATAACTAAATATAAAAAAATTAATGATGCAGAATATAGCACCAAAAAAGCAGATTTAGGTAAAATTCCAATATTAACTCATTATAAAAGAGATGGGGGAGCTTATATAACTGCAGGAGTAGTTTTTGCAAAGGATCCAGAAACAGGAATACAAAATGCTTCTATACATAGAATGTTAGTTAATGGAAAAGATAAATTAGCTATAAGAATCGTTCCAAGAAACCTTTACACATATTTTCAAAGGTCAGAAAAATTAAATAAAGATTTAGAAATAGCTATAGCTATTGGAATGAATCCATCAACACTTCTTTCAACAACAACGTCTGTCCCAATTGATTGTGATGAAATGGAAGTTGCAAATGTATTTAATGATGGAAATCTTGAATTATTAGAATTGGAAAATACTGGTTTAAAAGTTCCCCAAGCAGACATAATATTTGAAGGAAAAATATTAGCCAATAAAAGAGCAAAAGAAGGACCATTTGTTGATTTAACAGACACATACGATGTAATTAGAGATGAACCAGTTATTAAATTAGATCTTATGCATATAAAAAATAATGCAATGTATCATGCTATTCTTCCAGCTGGATTTGAGCATAAATTACTACAAGGACTTCCTCAAGAACCTAGAATATTCCAAGCTGTGAAGAATACTGTTCCAACAGTTCAAAATGTTTTATTAACAGAAGGAGGTTGTTGTTGGTTACATGCAGCAATAGCTATAAAAAAACAAACACAAGGTGATGGTAAAAATGTTATACTAGCTGCACTTGCAGCTCATCCCTCATTAAAACATGCAGTAGTGGTTGACGAAGATGTTGATATTTTTGATCCTCAAGATCTTGAATATGCTATAGCTACAAGAGTTAAAGGTGATGATGATATAATTATTATCCCTAAAGCAAGAGGTTCATCACTTGATCCTGTAGCATTACCTGATGGAACAACTACCAAAGTTGGTGTTGATGCTACTAAATTACTTGGAAAAGAAAAAGAATTTGAAAGAGTGAGTTATAGTGAATAA
- the purE gene encoding 5-(carboxyamino)imidazole ribonucleotide mutase yields the protein MNPKVMIILGSASDIKIAQKSIDIFETLHIPYSLKVASAHRTHEKVKKLVVEATTNGIEVFMGIAGLAAHLPGSIAAYTHKPVIGVPVDVKLGGLDALFASSQMPFPAPVATVGIDRGDNGAILAGQIIGVNDPEVKKRVSKLRKSYQEKVKSDEEKLISQLDGKLLQKNFLDNYDEISEEKLNKEEPHTDKIFKESEIVESKENIPLVSVVPGSYSDIEEAKNVALTLDRLGISYDISVISPIRYPDKFNKYMENMKDVKLFIAVTGLSAHVTGSIVALSEKPVIGVPRSVEINGLDSLLSMANMPPGVPVGTVGIENGRNAGVLAGEILGISDKNIEEKLKLMKYKTADI from the coding sequence ATGAACCCTAAAGTAATGATAATCTTAGGAAGTGCATCAGACATAAAAATAGCTCAAAAATCTATTGATATATTTGAAACACTCCATATTCCATACAGTTTAAAAGTTGCATCTGCACATAGAACCCATGAAAAAGTAAAAAAATTAGTAGTTGAAGCTACAACAAATGGAATAGAAGTTTTTATGGGAATTGCTGGATTAGCAGCCCATTTACCAGGTTCTATAGCAGCTTATACTCACAAACCAGTGATTGGTGTTCCTGTTGATGTTAAGTTAGGTGGCTTAGATGCATTATTTGCTTCATCCCAAATGCCTTTCCCTGCTCCAGTAGCAACTGTTGGAATTGATAGAGGCGACAATGGAGCGATTCTTGCTGGGCAAATTATAGGGGTTAATGATCCTGAGGTTAAAAAAAGAGTATCAAAACTTAGAAAGTCATATCAAGAAAAAGTTAAAAGCGATGAAGAAAAGCTAATCTCTCAGTTAGATGGTAAATTATTACAAAAAAACTTTTTAGATAACTATGATGAAATAAGTGAGGAAAAATTAAACAAAGAAGAACCCCACACAGATAAAATATTCAAAGAGTCTGAAATTGTTGAATCAAAAGAAAATATCCCTTTAGTTTCAGTTGTTCCTGGAAGTTATTCTGATATTGAAGAAGCTAAAAATGTTGCTTTAACATTAGACAGATTAGGAATTAGTTATGATATTAGTGTAATATCTCCTATAAGATATCCTGATAAATTTAATAAATATATGGAAAATATGAAAGATGTTAAATTATTTATAGCTGTTACTGGATTGTCTGCTCATGTTACTGGATCCATAGTTGCATTAAGTGAAAAGCCAGTTATAGGAGTTCCACGTTCTGTAGAGATAAATGGACTTGATTCATTATTATCAATGGCAAATATGCCACCAGGAGTTCCTGTTGGAACAGTTGGTATTGAAAATGGAAGAAATGCAGGAGTTTTAGCTGGAGAAATATTAGGTATTTCTGATAAGAACATTGAAGAAAAGTTAAAATTAATGAAATACAAAACAGCAGATATATAA